Proteins encoded in a region of the Streptomyces akebiae genome:
- a CDS encoding GNAT family N-acetyltransferase, whose protein sequence is MSGLNGTDFTFRPLDPLTDAELLHGWVTHPKAAYWMMQDARLEDVERAYMEIAADPHHHALLGLRDGEPAFLMEKYDPAHRELVGLYEPEPGDVGMHFLVPPTDTPVHGFTRAVITAVMAHLFEDPATHRVVVEPDVSNKAVHALNEVVGFVPDREIDKPEKRALLSFCTREQFFRSQSLAARGVAV, encoded by the coding sequence ATGAGCGGCCTGAACGGCACGGACTTCACCTTCCGTCCCCTGGACCCGCTCACCGACGCCGAGCTGCTGCACGGCTGGGTCACGCACCCCAAGGCGGCGTACTGGATGATGCAGGACGCCAGGCTGGAGGACGTCGAGCGGGCGTACATGGAGATCGCGGCCGACCCGCACCACCACGCCCTGCTGGGGCTGCGCGACGGCGAACCCGCGTTCCTCATGGAGAAGTACGACCCCGCCCACCGCGAACTCGTCGGCCTGTACGAGCCCGAGCCCGGGGACGTCGGCATGCACTTCCTGGTGCCGCCGACGGACACCCCGGTGCACGGCTTCACCAGGGCCGTGATCACCGCCGTGATGGCGCACCTCTTCGAGGACCCGGCCACCCACCGGGTCGTCGTCGAGCCGGACGTGTCCAACAAGGCCGTCCACGCCCTCAACGAAGTCGTCGGTTTCGTCCCCGACCGCGAGATCGACAAGCCGGAGAAGCGCGCACTGCTGAGCTTCTGCACGCGAGAGCAGTTCTTTCGCAGCCAGAGCCTGGCTGCCCGAGGAGTAGCCGTATGA
- a CDS encoding lysine N(6)-hydroxylase/L-ornithine N(5)-oxygenase family protein: protein MPSSTWENPLTASLPEPAVKTYDFIGIGLGPFNLGLACLTEPIAELDGIFLDSKPDFEWHSGMFLDGAHLQTPFMSDLVTLADPTSPYSFLNYLKDSGRLYSFYIRENFYPLRVEYDDYCRWAAGRLSNVRFSTTVTEVTYEDDVYAVRTADGDVLRARRLVLGTGTVPYIPEACQDLGGDFFHNAQYMHRKAELRSKKSITIVGSGQSAAEIYYELLSEIDVHGYQLNWVTRSPRFFPLEYTKLTLEMTSPDYIDYFRALPEETRYRLEKQQKGLFKGINGDLIDSIFDLLYQKNVTAGGRPVPTRLLTNSSLNSATHEDGRYVLGLRQDEQGKDFEIETEGLVLATGYHYRPPAFLSSINDRLVFDGHGRFDVARNYAIDTTGRGIFLQNAGVHTHSITSPDLGMGAYRNAYIIRELLGTEYYPVEKTIAFQEFAV, encoded by the coding sequence ATGCCGAGCAGTACCTGGGAGAATCCCTTGACCGCGTCGCTTCCTGAACCCGCCGTGAAGACCTACGACTTCATCGGCATCGGACTGGGACCCTTCAACCTCGGCCTCGCCTGCCTCACCGAGCCCATCGCCGAACTCGACGGGATCTTCCTGGACTCGAAGCCGGACTTCGAGTGGCACTCGGGGATGTTCCTCGACGGCGCCCACCTCCAGACCCCGTTCATGTCGGACCTGGTCACCCTCGCCGACCCGACCTCCCCGTACTCCTTCCTGAACTACCTGAAGGACTCGGGCCGCCTGTACTCGTTCTACATCCGCGAGAACTTCTACCCCCTGCGGGTCGAGTACGACGACTACTGCCGCTGGGCAGCGGGCCGGCTGAGCAACGTCCGCTTCAGCACGACGGTGACGGAGGTGACGTACGAGGACGACGTCTACGCCGTGCGCACGGCCGACGGGGACGTCCTGCGTGCCCGGCGGCTGGTCCTCGGCACGGGCACCGTCCCGTACATCCCCGAGGCCTGCCAGGACCTGGGCGGCGACTTCTTCCACAACGCGCAGTACATGCACCGCAAGGCGGAGCTGCGGTCGAAGAAGTCGATCACGATCGTCGGCAGCGGCCAGAGCGCCGCGGAGATCTACTACGAACTCCTCTCCGAGATCGACGTCCACGGCTACCAGCTCAACTGGGTCACCCGCTCCCCGCGGTTCTTCCCCCTCGAATACACCAAGCTGACGCTGGAGATGACGTCCCCGGACTACATCGACTACTTCCGCGCGCTGCCCGAGGAGACCCGCTACCGGCTGGAGAAGCAGCAGAAGGGCCTGTTCAAGGGCATCAACGGGGATCTGATCGACTCGATCTTCGACCTGCTCTACCAGAAGAACGTGACCGCCGGCGGCCGCCCGGTACCGACCCGCCTGCTCACCAACTCGTCCCTCAACAGCGCCACGCACGAGGACGGGCGGTACGTTCTCGGCCTGCGCCAGGACGAGCAGGGCAAGGACTTCGAGATCGAGACCGAGGGCCTGGTCCTGGCCACCGGCTACCACTACCGGCCGCCGGCCTTCCTCTCCTCGATCAACGACCGGCTGGTCTTCGACGGCCACGGCCGCTTCGACGTGGCCCGCAACTACGCGATCGACACCACCGGCCGGGGGATCTTCCTCCAGAACGCGGGCGTCCACACCCACAGCATCACCTCGCCCGACCTGGGCATGGGCGCGTACCGCAACGCGTACATCATCCGCGAGCTGCTCGGCACCGAGTACTACCCGGTGGAGAAGACGATCGCCTTCCAGGAGTTCGCCGTATGA
- the desA gene encoding lysine decarboxylase DesA, with the protein MRSHLLNDTTAERYRRTVTEGVERVAAKLATTERPFTGVTVDALSPRIDKIDLDKPLHDTAAVLDELEDVYLRDAIYFHHPRYLAHLNCPVVIPAVLGEAVLSAVNSSLDTWDQSAGGTLIERKLIDWTSERIGFGPSADGVFTSGGSQSNLQALLLAREEAKTDSTAKLRIFASEVSHFSVKKSAKLLGLDQDAVVSIPVDGDKRMQTMALARELERCRNDGLVPMAVVATSGTTDFGSIDPLPEIAELCAQYDTWMHVDAAYGCGLLVSRKRRDLLNGIERADSVTVDYHKSFFQPVSSSAVLVRDGDTLRHATYHAEYLNPRRMVTERIPNQVDKSLQTTRRFDALKLWMTLRTMGADGIGQLFDEVCDLAEEGWKLLAADPRYDVVVQPQLSTLVYRYIPEAVTDPAEIDRANLYARKALFASGDAVVAGTKVGGRHYLKFTLLNPETTAEDIAAVLDLIAGHAEQYLGESLDRVAS; encoded by the coding sequence ATGCGCTCGCACCTGCTCAATGACACGACCGCGGAGCGGTACCGCCGCACCGTGACCGAAGGCGTGGAGCGGGTGGCGGCCAAACTCGCCACCACCGAACGACCGTTCACCGGTGTCACCGTCGACGCCCTCTCCCCCCGCATCGACAAGATCGACCTCGACAAGCCGCTGCACGACACGGCCGCCGTCCTCGACGAGCTGGAGGACGTCTATCTGCGGGACGCGATCTACTTCCACCACCCGCGCTACCTCGCCCACCTCAACTGCCCGGTCGTCATCCCGGCCGTGCTGGGCGAGGCCGTGCTCTCCGCCGTCAACTCCTCCCTGGACACCTGGGACCAGTCGGCCGGCGGCACCCTGATCGAGCGCAAACTGATCGACTGGACCAGCGAGCGCATCGGGTTCGGTCCGTCCGCCGACGGGGTGTTCACCTCCGGCGGCTCGCAGTCCAACCTCCAGGCGCTGCTCCTCGCCCGCGAGGAGGCCAAAACCGACAGCACCGCCAAACTGCGGATCTTCGCCTCCGAGGTCAGCCACTTCAGTGTGAAGAAGTCGGCGAAACTGCTGGGCCTGGACCAGGACGCGGTCGTCTCCATCCCCGTCGACGGCGACAAGCGCATGCAGACCATGGCGCTCGCCCGTGAGCTGGAGCGCTGCAGGAACGACGGCCTCGTCCCCATGGCCGTCGTCGCCACCTCCGGCACCACCGACTTCGGTTCCATCGACCCGCTGCCCGAGATAGCCGAGCTCTGCGCCCAGTACGACACCTGGATGCACGTCGACGCCGCCTACGGCTGCGGCCTCCTCGTCTCCCGCAAGCGCCGCGACCTGCTGAACGGCATCGAACGCGCCGACTCCGTCACGGTGGACTACCACAAGTCCTTCTTCCAGCCGGTGAGTTCGTCCGCCGTCCTGGTCCGCGACGGAGACACCCTGCGCCACGCCACCTACCACGCGGAGTACCTCAACCCGCGCCGCATGGTCACCGAGCGCATCCCCAACCAGGTCGACAAGTCCCTGCAGACCACCCGCCGCTTCGACGCGCTCAAGCTGTGGATGACCCTGCGCACGATGGGCGCCGACGGCATCGGCCAGCTCTTCGACGAGGTCTGCGACCTGGCGGAGGAGGGCTGGAAACTGCTCGCCGCCGACCCGCGCTACGACGTCGTCGTGCAGCCCCAGCTCTCCACGCTGGTCTACCGCTACATCCCCGAGGCCGTCACCGACCCGGCGGAGATCGACCGCGCCAACCTGTACGCCCGCAAGGCCCTGTTCGCCTCCGGCGACGCCGTGGTCGCGGGCACCAAGGTCGGCGGTCGCCACTACCTGAAGTTCACCCTGCTCAACCCCGAGACCACGGCCGAGGACATCGCCGCCGTGCTCGATCTGATCGCCGGCCATGCCGAGCAGTACCTGGGAGAATCCCTTGACCGCGTCGCTTCCTGA
- a CDS encoding siderophore-interacting protein has protein sequence MTTAVATPFRFFSLQVVRTERLGPSLVRVSFAGDDLRYFHSDGRDQSLSLFLPHPGQDTPAIPFELGDGWWQGWRELPDDVRAVMRSYTLRGLRSDVHGDTVEIDIDFVLHGVEPGAAAPAGPASRWAAQAAPGHRVVLLGPAIADNRAIRFRPPTDTDLVLIWGDDTALPAASAILESLPAGTRARVWLEVHHAGDIQDLVTEADAEITWLVRSEGAPTALDTIRAAQLPPSELPYAWIAGESGRVKELRRHLVRERGIDKRRVTFVGYWREGLTEEQLRERGE, from the coding sequence ATGACGACGGCCGTAGCCACCCCCTTCCGTTTCTTCTCCCTTCAGGTCGTGCGGACGGAGCGGCTGGGGCCGTCTCTCGTGCGTGTCTCGTTCGCGGGGGACGATCTGAGGTACTTCCACTCCGACGGCCGGGATCAGTCACTCTCCCTCTTTCTGCCGCATCCGGGGCAGGACACCCCGGCCATCCCCTTCGAGCTGGGCGACGGCTGGTGGCAGGGGTGGCGGGAACTGCCGGACGACGTACGGGCGGTGATGCGTTCGTACACCCTGCGGGGGCTCCGCTCGGACGTCCACGGCGACACCGTCGAGATCGACATCGACTTCGTGCTGCACGGGGTCGAGCCGGGGGCCGCCGCGCCCGCCGGTCCGGCGTCCCGGTGGGCCGCCCAGGCCGCCCCCGGACACCGGGTCGTGCTGCTCGGGCCCGCGATCGCGGACAACCGCGCGATCCGTTTCCGTCCGCCGACCGACACCGACCTGGTGCTGATCTGGGGCGACGACACCGCGCTGCCCGCCGCCTCGGCGATCCTGGAGTCGCTGCCTGCCGGTACGCGGGCGCGGGTCTGGCTGGAGGTCCACCACGCGGGGGACATCCAGGATCTGGTGACGGAGGCCGACGCCGAGATCACCTGGCTGGTGCGGAGCGAGGGGGCGCCGACCGCCCTCGACACCATCCGTGCGGCCCAACTGCCGCCCAGTGAGCTGCCGTACGCCTGGATCGCCGGTGAGTCCGGCCGCGTGAAGGAGTTGCGCCGTCATCTCGTGCGGGAGCGCGGGATCGACAAGCGGCGCGTCACCTTCGTCGGGTACTGGCGCGAGGGCCTGACGGAGGAGCAACTGCGGGAGCGCGGCGAATAG
- a CDS encoding ABC transporter substrate-binding protein, which translates to MSNARAAHLTRRGILAAGGALGLGAVLAACGDEDSTSSSTGSDKETAAAKSGPWSFKDDRGETVKTDEVPSTIVAFVGVAAALHDYGIGVKGVFGPTRTADGKADVQAGDLDINKVTILGNVWDEFNVEKYASLSPDVLITTMFDDAGTLWYVPEASKDKIAKLAPSVGISAYDRQLTEPLQRVLELAKSLGADTESEKITAAKKRFEDAAARLRAATKAKPDIKVLAGSASQDIFYVSGSNLSIDLEYFKALGVNFVEPSAAALKASGGWFENLSWENVDKYDADVIIMDNRTSAIQPDAIEEATWKKLPAVKAGQVIGRNPEPILSYDKCAPLLEELAEAIEKAKKVS; encoded by the coding sequence ATGTCCAACGCCAGAGCCGCTCACCTCACCCGCCGTGGCATCCTCGCCGCCGGTGGCGCACTCGGTCTCGGTGCCGTGCTCGCCGCCTGCGGGGACGAGGACTCGACGAGCAGCAGCACTGGCTCCGACAAGGAGACGGCTGCCGCCAAGTCCGGCCCCTGGTCGTTCAAGGACGACCGCGGCGAGACCGTAAAGACCGACGAGGTCCCGTCGACCATCGTCGCCTTCGTGGGTGTCGCCGCCGCGCTCCACGACTACGGCATCGGCGTCAAGGGCGTCTTCGGCCCCACCAGGACCGCCGACGGCAAGGCCGACGTCCAGGCCGGCGACCTCGACATCAACAAGGTCACCATCCTCGGCAACGTCTGGGACGAGTTCAACGTCGAGAAGTACGCCTCCCTCTCCCCCGACGTCCTCATCACCACGATGTTCGACGACGCCGGCACCCTCTGGTACGTGCCCGAGGCCTCCAAGGACAAGATCGCCAAGCTCGCGCCGAGCGTCGGCATCTCCGCGTACGACCGTCAGCTGACCGAGCCGCTGCAGCGCGTGCTGGAGCTGGCCAAGTCCCTCGGCGCGGACACGGAGTCCGAGAAGATCACCGCCGCCAAGAAGCGGTTCGAGGACGCGGCCGCCCGGCTGCGCGCGGCCACCAAGGCCAAGCCCGACATCAAGGTGCTCGCCGGCTCCGCCAGCCAGGACATCTTCTACGTGTCCGGTTCGAACCTCTCCATCGACCTGGAGTACTTCAAGGCCCTCGGCGTGAACTTCGTCGAGCCGAGCGCCGCCGCGCTGAAGGCCAGTGGCGGCTGGTTCGAGAACCTCAGCTGGGAGAACGTCGACAAGTACGACGCGGACGTCATCATCATGGACAACCGCACGTCGGCGATCCAGCCGGACGCGATCGAGGAGGCGACGTGGAAGAAGCTTCCCGCGGTGAAGGCCGGTCAGGTCATCGGGCGTAACCCCGAGCCGATCCTGTCCTACGACAAGTGCGCGCCACTTCTCGAGGAGCTGGCCGAGGCGATCGAGAAGGCGAAGAAGGTCAGTTAA
- a CDS encoding acyl-CoA dehydrogenase family protein has translation MNHRLSPELEELRRTVEEFAHDVVAPKIGDFYERHEFPYEIVREMGRMGLFGLPFPEEYGGMGGDYLALGIALEELARVDSSVAITLEAGVSLGAMPIHLFGTPAQKAQWLPRLCSGEMLGAFGLTEPDGGSDAGATRTTARLDESTNEWVINGSKCFITNSGTDITGLVTVTAVTGRTPEGKPLISSIIVPSGTPGFTVAAPYSKVGWNASDTRELSFSDVRVPAENLLGELGRGYAQFLRILDEGRIAISALATGLAQGCVDESVKYAKERHAFGRPIGANQAIQFKIADMEMKAHTARLAWRDAAYRLVSGEPFKKEAALAKLYSSTIAVDNARDATQIHGGYGFMNEYPVARMWRDSKILEIGEGTSEVQRMLIARELGLVG, from the coding sequence ATGAACCACCGTCTCTCCCCCGAACTGGAAGAACTCCGCCGTACGGTCGAGGAGTTCGCGCACGACGTCGTCGCACCCAAGATCGGCGACTTCTACGAGCGGCACGAGTTCCCGTACGAGATCGTGCGCGAGATGGGCCGCATGGGGCTGTTCGGACTGCCGTTCCCCGAGGAGTACGGCGGCATGGGCGGCGACTATCTGGCGCTCGGCATCGCGCTGGAGGAGCTGGCCCGGGTGGACTCGTCCGTGGCCATCACCCTCGAAGCCGGGGTCTCCCTGGGCGCGATGCCGATCCACCTCTTCGGCACACCGGCCCAGAAGGCGCAGTGGCTGCCGCGGCTGTGCTCCGGCGAGATGCTGGGCGCGTTCGGCCTGACGGAACCGGACGGCGGCTCGGACGCGGGCGCGACCCGTACGACGGCCCGCCTGGACGAGTCGACGAACGAATGGGTCATCAACGGCAGCAAGTGCTTCATCACCAACTCGGGCACGGACATCACGGGCCTGGTCACGGTCACGGCGGTGACGGGCCGCACCCCGGAGGGCAAGCCGCTGATCTCGTCGATCATCGTCCCGTCGGGCACCCCCGGCTTCACGGTCGCGGCGCCCTACTCCAAGGTCGGCTGGAACGCCTCCGACACCCGGGAGCTGTCCTTCTCCGACGTACGGGTCCCCGCGGAGAACCTCCTCGGCGAACTGGGCCGCGGCTACGCCCAGTTCCTGCGCATCCTCGACGAGGGCCGCATCGCCATCTCGGCCCTCGCCACGGGCCTCGCCCAGGGCTGTGTGGACGAGTCGGTGAAGTATGCGAAGGAACGTCACGCCTTCGGTCGCCCGATCGGCGCCAACCAGGCGATCCAGTTCAAGATCGCCGACATGGAGATGAAGGCCCACACGGCTCGGTTGGCCTGGCGCGACGCCGCCTACCGGCTGGTCTCCGGCGAACCCTTCAAGAAGGAGGCCGCCCTGGCGAAGCTGTACTCGTCGACGATCGCCGTGGACAACGCCCGCGACGCCACCCAGATCCACGGCGGCTACGGCTTCATGAACGAATACCCCGTGGCCCGCATGTGGCGCGACTCGAAGATCCTGGAGATCGGCGAGGGCACGAGCGAGGTGCAACGGATGCTGATCGCCCGGGAGTTGGGTCTCGTCGGCTGA